A single genomic interval of Seriola aureovittata isolate HTS-2021-v1 ecotype China chromosome 10, ASM2101889v1, whole genome shotgun sequence harbors:
- the LOC130176728 gene encoding carbohydrate sulfotransferase 8-like → MSLGECSVSRRLLSAAMKPPCSVYCCLWFLLLLGAGSLLLLVHLQDLTDTVQQQTPGVNVLVAPRWPVEKDMESDGVSAAEQSDGGGGVRSEVIDLRPEQASASAAEFDDSAVASKQPVTKRHRKLLLKSSLTASGASAGGEEEQQLKLARTQESRRRLLSEVCTKYHPGVTEQPVSQRQVSRVYVEDRSQLLYCEVPKAGCSNWKRVLMVLGGSATSTRDIPHDAAHYANHLRRLESYDRAGIAERLRSYTKVLFVREPFERLVSAFRDKFESPNSYYHPVFGRPIISRYRTNATRTALRTGAGVTFREFVQYLLDVHRPVGMDIHWEPVSQLCNPCLLSYNFIGKFESLEEEANFLLQSVGAPRNLTFPAFKDRNPLAERTSSIITQKYFSQLNATERQKAFDFYYMDYLMFNYPKPFKDLH, encoded by the exons ATGAGCCTGGGGGAGTGTAGTGTCAGCAGGAGgctgctgtctgctgccatGAAGCCGCCCTGCTCTGTCTACTGCTGCCTGTggttcctcctgctgctgggagctggatctctgctgctgctggtccaCCTGCAGGACCTGACCGACACCGTGCAACAGCAGACCCCAG gtgtgaACGTGCTGGTGGCTCCCAGGTGGCCTGTAGAGAAG GACATGGAGAGCGACGGAGTctcagctgcagagcagagtgaCGGAGGTGGCGgcgtgaggtcagaggtcattgaCCTCAGACCGGAGCAGGCGTCTGCCTCTGCCGCCGAGTTCGACGACTCTGCGGTTGCGTCCAAACAGCCGGTCACCAAACGTCACAGGAAGCTGCTTCTGAAGAGCAGCCTCACCGCCTCCGGCGCCTCCgctggtggagaggaggagcagcagctgaagctgGCTAGGACGCAGGAATCCCGCCGCCGCCTGCTGAGCGAAGTCTGTACCAAATACCACCCGGGCGTCACAGAGCAGCCGGTCTCCCAGCGTCAGGTGTCGCGGGTTTACGTGGAGGACCGGTCCCAGCTGCTGTACTGCGAGGTGCCCAAAGCCGGCTGCTCCAACTGGAAACGGGTGCTGATGGTACTGGGCGGCAGCGCCACCTCCACCAGAGACATACCTCACGACGCGGCACATTACGCCAACCACCTGCGGCGGCTGGAGAGCTACGACCGCGCTGGCATCGCAGAGAGACTCCGCTCCTACACCAAGGTGCTGTTCGTCAGGGAGCCCTTCGAGCGCCTGGTGTCAGCCTTTCGGGACAAGTTTGAGAGTCCGAACTCGTACTACCACCCCGTGTTCGGACGCCCCATCATCTCCAGATACCGCACCAATGCTACACGCACCGCACTGCGCACCGGCGCCGGCGTCACCTTCAGGGAGTTCGTCCAGTACCTGTTGGATGTGCATCGGCCGGTGGGGATGGACATCCACTGGGAGCCGGTCAGTCAGCTGTGTAACCCCTGCCTCCTCAGCTACAACTTCATCGGGAAGTTCGAGAGTCTGGAGGAAGAAGCCAACTTCCTGCTGCAGAGCGTGGGCGCGCCCAGGAACCTCACCTTCCCCGCTTTCAAAGACAGGAACCCCCTGGCTGAGAGGACTTCCTCCATAATCACCCAGAAATACTTCTCACAGCTCAACGCCACGGAGCGGCAGAAGGCCTTCGACTTCTACTACATGGACTACCTGATGTTCAACTACCCCAAACCCTTCAAAGACCTGCACTGA